A single window of Jiangella alkaliphila DNA harbors:
- a CDS encoding GNAT family N-acetyltransferase, whose amino-acid sequence MIAAVPLANPWIELEPLTSGHLDELTAAVSEPDELFRWVYSWRPGPSGLVDPLERTLAAVARGDVAAWAIRRRADGRVVGSTSYLDIDEANERVEVGSTWIGPAWWRTEVNTATKLLVIGHAFETLGLERVALKTDHRNVRSQRAIERLGAVREGVLRHHMRRPDGSRRDTVYYSILSAEWPAVRDRLAAALAGPE is encoded by the coding sequence GTGATCGCCGCCGTGCCGCTGGCCAATCCGTGGATCGAGCTGGAGCCGCTGACGTCCGGACATCTGGACGAGCTGACCGCCGCCGTGTCCGAGCCCGACGAGCTGTTCCGCTGGGTGTACAGCTGGCGGCCCGGCCCGTCCGGGCTGGTCGACCCGCTGGAACGGACGCTGGCGGCGGTCGCGCGTGGCGACGTCGCCGCCTGGGCGATCCGGCGCCGCGCCGACGGCCGGGTCGTCGGGTCGACGTCGTACCTCGACATCGACGAGGCGAACGAGCGGGTCGAGGTGGGCTCGACCTGGATCGGGCCGGCCTGGTGGCGCACCGAGGTCAACACGGCGACGAAGCTGCTGGTCATCGGGCACGCGTTCGAGACCCTGGGGCTGGAGCGGGTCGCGTTGAAGACCGACCACCGCAACGTCCGGTCGCAGCGCGCCATCGAGCGGCTGGGCGCGGTGCGCGAGGGCGTGCTGCGCCACCACATGCGCCGCCCCGACGGCAGCCGGCGCGACACCGTCTACTACTCGATCCTCAGCGCCGAGTGGCCGGCCGTGCGCGACCGGCTGGCGGCGGCCTTGGCCGGTCCTGAGTGA
- the fbaA gene encoding class II fructose-bisphosphate aldolase, whose protein sequence is MPIATPEVYAEMIDRAKAGSFAYPAINVTSSQTLNAAIRGFADAESDGILQISTGGAEYISGPTVKDRVRGAVAFSAFAYEVAQSYDVQIALHTDHAPLDAVEHWVKPLLELSTARVKNGAAPLFNSHMWDGSAVPLDQNLKVAEELLALAAEARTILEIEVGVVGGEEDGVAHEINDKLYTTVEDGLATAEALGLGERGRYIVALTFGNVHGVYKPGNVKLRPEILRDIQQAVGERYGKDKPFDLVFHGGSGSTAEEIAAAVDYGVIKMNIDTDTQYAFTRPVVSHMFTNYDGVLKVDGEVGNKKAYDPRAWGKAAEAGLAARVVEATQQLRSAGQKIR, encoded by the coding sequence ATGCCCATCGCCACTCCCGAGGTCTATGCCGAGATGATCGACCGGGCCAAGGCCGGCTCGTTCGCCTATCCCGCCATCAACGTGACCTCGTCGCAGACGCTGAACGCGGCCATCCGCGGGTTCGCCGACGCCGAGAGCGACGGCATCCTGCAGATCTCCACCGGCGGCGCCGAGTACATCTCCGGCCCGACCGTCAAGGACCGCGTCCGCGGCGCCGTGGCGTTCTCGGCGTTCGCGTACGAGGTCGCGCAGAGCTACGACGTGCAGATCGCGCTGCACACCGACCACGCCCCGCTCGACGCCGTCGAGCACTGGGTGAAGCCGCTGCTGGAGCTGTCCACCGCGCGGGTGAAGAACGGCGCCGCGCCGCTGTTCAACTCGCACATGTGGGACGGCTCGGCGGTGCCGCTGGACCAGAACCTCAAGGTCGCCGAAGAGCTGCTGGCGCTGGCCGCCGAGGCCAGGACGATCCTCGAGATCGAGGTCGGTGTTGTCGGTGGCGAGGAGGACGGCGTCGCCCACGAGATCAACGACAAGCTGTACACCACCGTCGAGGACGGCCTGGCCACCGCCGAGGCGCTGGGCCTGGGGGAGCGCGGCCGCTACATCGTCGCGCTGACGTTCGGCAACGTGCACGGCGTCTACAAGCCGGGCAACGTCAAGCTGCGTCCCGAGATCCTGCGCGACATCCAGCAGGCGGTCGGCGAGCGCTACGGCAAGGACAAGCCGTTCGACCTCGTCTTCCACGGCGGCTCCGGCTCCACCGCCGAAGAGATCGCCGCGGCCGTCGACTACGGCGTCATCAAGATGAACATCGACACCGACACCCAGTACGCGTTCACGCGTCCCGTCGTGTCGCACATGTTCACCAACTACGACGGCGTGCTGAAGGTCGACGGCGAGGTCGGCAACAAGAAGGCCTACGACCCCCGCGCTTGGGGCAAGGCCGCTGAGGCCGGGCTGGCGGCCCGCGTCGTCGAGGCCACCCAGCAGCTGCGCTCGGCCGGCCAGAAGATTCGCTGA
- a CDS encoding TIGR03564 family F420-dependent LLM class oxidoreductase has translation MRVGLWLEDEGRTLTQITELAATAARSGYSSVWLSERGGWDPLTVLAAVGAAVPEVGLGTSIVRSYPRHPLTLAAQALSAQAVTGGRLLLGVGPGPGPAVEAQYGYSYEAPVRHLREYLSALRPLLRGEPVAYRGEQLTAAGQVAVAGAAAPPVFLSALGPAMLRLTGELADGTLTTWAGPRSIGEHIVPVLTDAAKAAGRAVPVVIAGCCVSVTADPDGTRSWVDERYGAAAGLPSYRRQLDRERARTPADTVIAGDEETVARELRRLVDAGAGEVQVIPVGPDADQIRTVEVAARLAR, from the coding sequence ATGCGCGTAGGACTCTGGCTGGAGGACGAGGGCCGGACGCTGACGCAGATCACCGAGCTGGCGGCGACGGCGGCCCGGTCCGGCTACTCGTCGGTGTGGCTCAGCGAACGCGGCGGCTGGGATCCGTTGACGGTTCTGGCGGCGGTCGGCGCGGCTGTTCCGGAGGTCGGGCTCGGCACGTCGATCGTCCGCAGCTACCCGAGGCACCCGCTGACGCTGGCCGCGCAGGCGCTGTCGGCACAGGCCGTGACCGGTGGCCGCCTGCTGCTCGGCGTCGGCCCGGGACCGGGACCGGCCGTCGAGGCGCAGTACGGCTATTCCTACGAGGCGCCGGTGCGGCACCTGCGCGAGTACCTGTCCGCGTTGCGTCCACTCCTGCGCGGCGAGCCGGTCGCCTACCGGGGCGAGCAGCTGACGGCGGCCGGCCAGGTCGCCGTGGCCGGAGCTGCCGCGCCGCCGGTGTTCCTCTCCGCGCTCGGGCCGGCGATGCTGCGGCTCACCGGCGAGCTGGCCGACGGCACGTTGACGACCTGGGCCGGACCCCGTTCCATCGGCGAGCACATCGTGCCGGTGCTCACCGACGCCGCGAAGGCAGCGGGCCGGGCCGTGCCCGTGGTGATCGCGGGCTGCTGCGTCAGCGTCACCGCCGACCCCGACGGCACGCGCAGCTGGGTGGACGAGCGCTACGGCGCCGCCGCCGGCCTGCCGAGCTACCGGCGCCAGCTCGACCGCGAGCGGGCCAGGACGCCGGCCGACACCGTGATCGCCGGCGACGAGGAGACGGTCGCACGGGAGCTGCGGCGGCTGGTCGACGCGGGCGCCGGTGAGGTGCAGGTCATCCCGGTCGGGCCCGACGCCGACCAGATCCGGACGGTGGAGGTGGCGGCGCGACTGGCCCGATAG
- a CDS encoding MMPL family transporter has protein sequence MLDHLAAFVVRRARAVLAVAAVVLVAAGVVGAGAFGQLQSEGFTDPAAESVAADELMAAAGGQADLVLVATAGSGTVDDAEPAGLVLTERLAAEPGVADARSYWTTGAPSLRSADGTQALVLVTLADPDSDDAAAVADEYRGEQDGLTVVAGGPAVAEDEVVEQVGADLLVAEAIAVPLILVLLVFAFGSIVAALLPLAIGAVAIVGTFAELAVLGANTDVSVFAINLTTALGLGLAIDYALLVVGRFREELAHDGDVEAAVVRTVRTAGRAVVFSGLAVAAALAALLVFPMYFLRSFAYAGIGVVLISVVAVLTVLPALLAVLGRRVDAGRVPWTRGARSAEAPFWGRLAAGVMRRPALAVLPVAGVLLALAAPVLGVTFGMPDDRVLPTSADSRQVGDALRDDFPAGEATALDVVTTGPVDDAALSAYSARLSELPGVERVDVAMPGPEHALLAVVTAADPTSGAARDLVRDVRAVPPPDGVDALVGGASAQLVDTLDAIGGGLPVAAGMIVVTTFVILFLFTGSVVQPIRALLSNVLVLAATFGVLVMIFQEGALSSVLGFTAAPLNTAMILLLFCIVFGLSMDYEVFVMSRIREQVEAGASVHDATVTGLARTGRIVTTAAALLAVSFFAFVTGQVSFLQLFGLGCGLAILLDATVVRGVLVPASMRLLGRHAWYAPPLLRRLHARVGLSEA, from the coding sequence ATGCTCGACCATCTCGCGGCCTTCGTCGTACGCCGTGCCCGGGCCGTTCTCGCGGTCGCCGCCGTCGTCCTCGTGGCGGCCGGCGTCGTCGGCGCGGGCGCGTTCGGGCAGCTGCAGTCGGAAGGCTTCACCGACCCCGCGGCCGAGTCCGTCGCGGCCGACGAGCTGATGGCGGCCGCCGGCGGCCAGGCCGACCTGGTGCTGGTGGCCACCGCCGGGTCCGGCACCGTCGACGACGCCGAGCCCGCCGGCCTGGTGCTGACGGAGCGGCTCGCGGCCGAGCCGGGCGTCGCCGACGCGCGGTCCTACTGGACGACCGGCGCGCCGTCGCTGCGGTCGGCGGACGGGACGCAGGCGCTGGTGCTGGTGACGCTGGCCGACCCGGACTCCGACGACGCCGCGGCGGTCGCCGACGAGTACCGCGGCGAGCAGGACGGCCTGACGGTCGTCGCCGGCGGCCCGGCCGTCGCCGAGGACGAGGTGGTCGAGCAGGTCGGCGCCGACCTGCTGGTGGCCGAGGCGATCGCCGTCCCGCTCATCCTCGTGCTGCTGGTGTTCGCGTTCGGCAGCATCGTCGCGGCGCTGCTGCCGCTGGCCATCGGCGCGGTGGCGATCGTTGGGACGTTCGCCGAGCTGGCCGTGCTGGGGGCCAACACCGACGTCTCGGTGTTCGCGATCAACCTGACGACGGCGCTCGGCCTGGGCCTGGCCATCGACTACGCGCTGCTGGTGGTCGGCCGGTTCCGCGAGGAGCTGGCGCACGACGGCGACGTCGAGGCCGCGGTCGTGCGGACGGTGCGCACCGCGGGGCGGGCGGTCGTGTTCAGCGGGCTGGCGGTCGCGGCGGCGCTGGCCGCGCTGCTGGTGTTCCCGATGTACTTCCTGCGCTCGTTCGCCTACGCGGGCATCGGTGTCGTGCTGATCTCCGTCGTCGCCGTCCTGACGGTGCTCCCCGCGCTGCTCGCCGTGCTGGGCCGCCGCGTCGACGCCGGACGGGTGCCGTGGACCCGGGGTGCCCGCAGCGCCGAGGCGCCGTTCTGGGGCCGGCTCGCGGCCGGGGTCATGCGCCGTCCCGCTCTCGCCGTGCTGCCGGTGGCCGGAGTGCTGCTGGCGCTGGCCGCGCCGGTGCTCGGCGTCACGTTCGGGATGCCGGACGACCGCGTGCTGCCGACGTCGGCCGACAGCCGGCAGGTCGGCGACGCGCTGCGCGACGACTTCCCGGCCGGCGAGGCCACGGCGCTCGACGTGGTGACCACCGGGCCGGTCGACGACGCGGCGCTGTCCGCGTACTCGGCCCGGCTGTCCGAGCTGCCCGGCGTCGAGCGGGTCGACGTGGCCATGCCCGGCCCCGAGCACGCGCTGCTGGCCGTCGTCACCGCTGCCGACCCGACGTCGGGGGCCGCCCGCGACCTCGTCCGCGACGTCCGTGCGGTGCCGCCGCCGGACGGGGTGGACGCGCTGGTCGGCGGCGCGAGCGCGCAACTGGTCGACACCCTGGACGCGATCGGCGGCGGGCTGCCGGTGGCCGCCGGGATGATCGTGGTGACGACGTTCGTGATCCTGTTCCTGTTCACCGGCAGCGTCGTGCAGCCGATCCGGGCGCTGCTGTCGAACGTGCTCGTGCTGGCCGCGACGTTCGGCGTGCTGGTGATGATCTTCCAGGAGGGCGCGCTGTCGTCGGTGCTCGGCTTCACGGCGGCGCCACTGAACACCGCGATGATCCTGCTGCTGTTCTGCATCGTGTTCGGGCTCTCGATGGACTACGAGGTGTTCGTCATGAGCCGCATCCGCGAGCAGGTCGAGGCGGGCGCCAGCGTCCACGACGCCACCGTCACCGGGCTGGCCCGCACCGGCCGCATCGTGACGACGGCCGCGGCGCTGCTCGCGGTCTCGTTCTTCGCGTTCGTTACCGGGCAGGTCAGCTTCCTGCAGTTGTTCGGTCTGGGCTGCGGGTTGGCCATCCTGCTGGACGCGACGGTGGTCCGCGGGGTCCTCGTGCCGGCCTCAATGCGGCTGCTCGGACGGCACGCTTGGTACGCGCCGCCGCTGCTGCGCCGGCTGCACGCGCGGGTCGGGCTGAGCGAGGCCTGA
- a CDS encoding adenylosuccinate synthase, translating to MPAIVLVGAQWGDEGKGKATDLIGGQVDYVVKFNGGNNAGHTVVIDGETYALHLLPSGILTPGVTPVIGNGVVVDLAVLFEELDALAARGIDTSRLVVSANAHLIPSYNRTLDKVTERFLGKRRIGTTGRGIGPTYADKMSRVGLRVQDLFDEKILRQKVEGALEQKNQLLVKVFNRRAVSVDEVADELLGYADRLRPMVTDTALLLDQALTDGKVVIMEAGQATLLDVDHGTYPFVTSSNATAGGASTGSGIPPTRIDGVIAVLKAYTTRVGEGPFPTELFGADGDRLRKAGGEFGTTTGRPRRCGWLDTVIGRYATRINGTTDLVVTKLDVLTGYDPVPVCVAYDIDGVRHDEMPMTQTEFHHAVPVFEYFEGWDDDISGARTLDDLPPAARRYLEAVEDMCKAPISAVGVGPGREQIVAIRDLVR from the coding sequence ATGCCCGCGATCGTGCTCGTCGGCGCCCAGTGGGGCGACGAAGGCAAAGGCAAGGCCACCGACCTGATCGGCGGCCAGGTCGACTACGTCGTGAAGTTCAACGGCGGCAACAACGCCGGCCACACCGTCGTCATCGACGGTGAGACCTACGCGCTGCACCTGCTGCCGTCGGGCATCCTGACGCCGGGGGTCACGCCGGTCATCGGCAACGGCGTCGTCGTCGACCTCGCCGTGCTGTTCGAGGAGCTCGACGCGCTCGCGGCCCGCGGCATCGACACCTCGCGGCTGGTCGTGAGCGCCAACGCGCACCTGATCCCGTCGTACAACCGCACACTGGACAAGGTGACCGAGCGGTTCCTCGGCAAGCGGCGCATCGGCACGACCGGGCGCGGCATCGGACCCACGTACGCCGACAAGATGTCGCGGGTCGGGCTGCGGGTGCAGGACCTGTTCGACGAGAAGATCCTGCGGCAGAAGGTCGAGGGCGCGCTCGAGCAGAAGAACCAGCTGCTGGTCAAGGTCTTCAACCGCCGGGCCGTCAGCGTCGACGAGGTGGCCGACGAGCTCCTGGGCTACGCCGACCGGCTGCGGCCCATGGTCACCGACACCGCCTTACTGCTCGACCAGGCGCTCACCGACGGCAAGGTCGTCATCATGGAGGCCGGCCAGGCCACCCTGCTCGACGTCGACCACGGCACCTACCCGTTCGTCACGTCGTCCAACGCGACCGCGGGCGGTGCCAGCACCGGCTCGGGCATCCCGCCGACCCGCATCGACGGCGTCATCGCGGTGCTCAAGGCGTACACCACGAGGGTCGGCGAGGGCCCGTTCCCGACCGAGCTGTTCGGTGCCGACGGCGACCGGCTGCGCAAGGCCGGCGGCGAGTTCGGCACGACGACGGGACGGCCGCGCCGCTGCGGCTGGCTGGACACCGTCATCGGCCGCTACGCCACCCGCATCAACGGCACCACCGACCTGGTCGTGACGAAGCTGGACGTGCTCACCGGCTACGACCCGGTGCCGGTCTGCGTCGCCTACGACATCGACGGCGTCCGGCACGACGAGATGCCGATGACGCAGACCGAGTTCCACCACGCCGTCCCCGTCTTCGAGTACTTCGAGGGCTGGGACGACGACATCAGCGGCGCCCGCACGCTCGACGACCTGCCGCCGGCCGCCCGCCGGTACCTCGAGGCCGTCGAGGACATGTGCAAGGCCCCCATCTCGGCCGTCGGCGTCGGGCCGGGCCGCGAGCAGATCGTCGCGATCCGCGACCTCGTGCGCTGA
- a CDS encoding LysR family transcriptional regulator, with amino-acid sequence MDPRESQQVGRLERELGVRLFDRTSRRVQLTADGMRMLDEARSVLAAADNATAVAAGLSGRPADVIRVGTAPGLDRRLRHALDALRRDEPGLTIEIDYRPTADQLEALRRGTLDLCLVRGVPSSPGLDTIELWRTPVHVALPAGHPAAAGQDGVRLEQLAGLPARLPVHGCDSLLLDVVLGACRSAGFEPLPGRSAGAVEHTLIEVGSGPATWAALYADLLPDEPVAGVAVRPLDPALTVPGSVVVAASAAPGHVHRLVGVLDEHSDRLA; translated from the coding sequence ATCGACCCGAGGGAGAGCCAGCAGGTCGGCCGGCTGGAGCGGGAGCTGGGCGTGCGGCTGTTCGATCGCACGTCACGACGGGTCCAGCTCACCGCCGACGGCATGCGGATGCTCGACGAGGCGCGATCCGTGCTGGCCGCGGCCGACAACGCCACCGCCGTCGCCGCCGGGCTGTCCGGCCGGCCGGCGGACGTGATCCGCGTCGGCACCGCTCCCGGCCTGGACCGGCGGCTGCGCCACGCCCTCGACGCCCTGCGCCGCGACGAACCGGGCCTGACCATCGAGATCGACTATCGCCCGACGGCGGACCAGCTGGAGGCGCTGCGCCGCGGAACGCTCGACCTGTGCCTGGTCCGCGGTGTCCCGTCGAGCCCGGGCCTGGACACCATCGAGCTGTGGCGCACGCCCGTCCACGTCGCGCTGCCGGCCGGCCACCCGGCGGCGGCCGGCCAGGACGGCGTCCGGCTCGAGCAGCTGGCCGGCCTGCCCGCCCGGCTGCCGGTCCACGGCTGCGACTCACTCCTGCTCGACGTCGTGCTCGGCGCGTGCCGCTCCGCCGGGTTCGAGCCGTTGCCCGGCCGGTCGGCCGGCGCGGTGGAGCACACACTGATCGAAGTGGGTTCCGGGCCTGCGACCTGGGCCGCGCTGTACGCGGACCTGCTTCCGGACGAGCCGGTCGCGGGCGTGGCCGTCCGCCCGCTCGACCCGGCGCTGACCGTGCCCGGCTCGGTCGTGGTGGCCGCGTCGGCCGCGCCCGGCCATGTCCACCGTCTGGTCGGCGTGCTGGACGAGCACAGCGATCGGTTAGCGTGA
- a CDS encoding tyrosine-protein phosphatase: protein MSERWIDLVGAVNVRDLGGLPTTDGRVTRFGQVLRSDNLQDLIDDDIDRLTGEHGLRDVVDLRTTHEVTSEGPGPLTRVPDVTVHHLSLYPEVGHATDVEADSVLPWTGKDGDDAIWVNSGVYYTNYLRHRPGNVVAALRTMTTSDGSTLVHCAAGKDRTGVVCALALSVVGVDRQAVVDDYVQTGERIDAIMSRLKATATYAADLEGRPNHENLPRAESMDTFLDFVDTEFGGPTGWLQLHGWTADETAALRARLVG, encoded by the coding sequence ATGAGCGAACGATGGATCGACCTCGTCGGCGCGGTCAATGTCCGCGACCTCGGCGGGCTACCCACCACTGACGGTCGCGTCACCCGGTTCGGCCAGGTGCTGCGCTCTGACAACCTGCAGGACCTCATCGACGACGACATCGACCGGCTCACCGGCGAGCACGGCCTGCGCGACGTCGTCGACCTGCGCACGACCCACGAGGTCACCTCCGAGGGTCCGGGTCCGCTGACCCGCGTGCCCGACGTCACCGTCCACCACCTGTCGCTCTACCCCGAGGTCGGCCACGCCACCGACGTCGAGGCCGACAGCGTGCTGCCGTGGACCGGCAAGGACGGCGACGACGCCATCTGGGTGAACTCCGGCGTCTACTACACCAACTACCTGCGGCACCGGCCCGGCAACGTCGTGGCCGCGCTGCGCACCATGACGACGTCCGACGGGTCCACGCTGGTGCACTGCGCGGCGGGCAAGGACCGCACCGGCGTCGTGTGCGCGCTGGCCCTCTCGGTCGTCGGTGTCGACCGGCAGGCCGTCGTCGACGACTACGTCCAGACCGGCGAGCGCATCGACGCCATCATGAGCCGGCTCAAGGCGACGGCCACCTACGCCGCCGATCTCGAGGGCCGGCCCAACCACGAGAACCTGCCCCGCGCCGAGTCGATGGACACGTTCCTCGACTTCGTCGACACCGAGTTCGGCGGTCCCACCGGCTGGCTCCAGCTGCACGGCTGGACCGCCGACGAGACCGCCGCGCTGCGCGCCCGCCTGGTCGGCTGA
- a CDS encoding GNAT family N-acetyltransferase, producing the protein MIIRPYEPADTDALYDICLRTGDNGGDATALFADPRLIGELFVGPYVRYEPSLAFVVDDGAPAGYVLGARDTVTFEQRCEREWWPPLREKYPPGSFPDGTRDAYYVERLHESRTADPAIVAEYPAHLHIDLLPRTQGRGMGRALMERLLAALHEAGAPAVHLGVGAANTRAIAFYERMGFATLRQSPNGRTMGRPTS; encoded by the coding sequence GTGATCATCCGGCCGTACGAGCCCGCCGACACCGACGCGCTCTACGACATCTGCCTGCGCACCGGCGACAACGGCGGCGACGCCACCGCCCTGTTCGCCGACCCGCGGCTGATCGGCGAGCTGTTCGTCGGACCGTACGTGCGGTACGAGCCGTCGCTGGCGTTCGTCGTCGACGACGGCGCGCCGGCCGGCTACGTGCTGGGCGCGCGCGACACCGTCACGTTCGAGCAGCGCTGCGAGCGTGAGTGGTGGCCGCCGCTGCGCGAGAAGTACCCGCCCGGTTCGTTCCCCGACGGCACCCGCGACGCCTACTACGTCGAGCGGCTGCACGAGTCCCGCACGGCCGACCCGGCCATCGTCGCCGAGTACCCCGCCCACCTGCACATCGACCTGCTCCCCCGCACCCAGGGCCGGGGCATGGGCCGGGCGCTGATGGAGCGGCTGCTGGCCGCCCTGCACGAGGCCGGCGCGCCTGCCGTCCACCTGGGCGTCGGAGCGGCGAACACCCGCGCCATCGCGTTCTACGAGCGCATGGGATTCGCGACGCTGCGCCAGTCGCCGAACGGCCGGACGATGGGCCGCCCGACGAGCTGA
- a CDS encoding DUF3151 domain-containing protein translates to MPGENLLSGPPETLLPDDPAAREALVSGVDAATVAAAHPTYSAAWADLADRAFSAGDAVTSYAFARTGYHRGLDQLRRAGWRGSGPIPWAHEPNRGFLRSLNALGRAAEAIGETDEATRCAEFLRDSSEEAADTLR, encoded by the coding sequence ATGCCGGGCGAGAACCTGCTGTCCGGCCCGCCGGAGACGCTCCTGCCCGACGACCCGGCGGCCCGCGAGGCGCTGGTGTCGGGGGTCGACGCGGCGACGGTGGCGGCGGCGCACCCGACGTACTCCGCGGCGTGGGCCGACCTCGCCGACCGCGCGTTCTCGGCGGGCGACGCGGTGACGTCCTATGCCTTCGCCCGCACCGGCTACCACCGCGGGCTGGACCAGCTGCGCCGGGCCGGCTGGCGGGGCAGCGGCCCCATCCCGTGGGCGCACGAGCCGAACCGCGGCTTCCTGCGCTCGCTGAACGCGCTCGGCCGCGCCGCCGAGGCCATCGGCGAGACCGACGAGGCCACCCGGTGCGCCGAGTTCCTCCGCGACTCCAGCGAAGAGGCCGCCGACACGCTCCGCTGA
- a CDS encoding TetR/AcrR family transcriptional regulator → MSESTTRSTYHHGDLRNALLDAGARLAERGGPDAVGVRAAAREVGVSPTAAYRHFENADDLLVGVKERAFRVLSDAMHARLDTVADTGDPGETATRRLEALGRAYVDIALAEPGMFRAAFCEKGVLSADEPPEALVMVGQVMDELVAAGRLPPQRRPLAEIAAWAAVHGVARLALDGPLANVAPELFAASVDRVIDMTVRGLTGEGTTA, encoded by the coding sequence ATGTCCGAGTCCACCACGCGGTCGACGTACCACCACGGCGACCTCCGCAACGCGCTGCTCGACGCCGGCGCGCGGCTGGCGGAACGGGGCGGGCCTGACGCCGTCGGGGTCCGGGCCGCGGCCCGCGAGGTCGGCGTCAGCCCCACCGCGGCCTACCGGCACTTCGAGAACGCCGACGACCTCCTGGTCGGCGTGAAGGAGCGCGCGTTCCGGGTGTTGAGCGACGCCATGCACGCGCGGCTGGACACCGTCGCCGACACCGGCGACCCGGGCGAGACCGCGACCCGCCGGCTCGAGGCGCTCGGCCGGGCCTACGTCGACATCGCGCTGGCCGAGCCCGGGATGTTCCGCGCCGCGTTCTGCGAGAAGGGCGTACTGTCCGCCGACGAACCGCCCGAGGCCCTCGTCATGGTCGGGCAGGTGATGGACGAGCTGGTCGCGGCCGGCCGGCTGCCGCCGCAGCGCCGCCCGCTGGCCGAGATAGCGGCGTGGGCGGCCGTGCACGGCGTCGCCCGGCTGGCGCTGGACGGCCCACTGGCCAACGTCGCGCCCGAACTGTTCGCCGCGTCCGTCGACCGCGTCATCGACATGACCGTGCGTGGCCTGACCGGAGAAGGGACCACTGCGTGA
- a CDS encoding HPr family phosphocarrier protein, producing MPERTAVVASKAGLHARPAAVFVKAAAEQPTKVSIRKPDGEPVDASSILSIMTLGVEQGDQVVLSAEGEKADEALDTLVALLERDLDE from the coding sequence GTGCCCGAGCGCACCGCAGTCGTCGCAAGCAAGGCCGGGCTGCACGCCCGGCCCGCAGCGGTCTTCGTCAAGGCCGCCGCGGAACAGCCCACGAAGGTGTCCATCCGCAAGCCCGACGGCGAACCGGTCGACGCCTCCAGCATCCTGTCGATCATGACGCTCGGGGTCGAGCAGGGCGACCAGGTCGTCCTGTCCGCCGAGGGTGAGAAGGCCGACGAAGCCCTCGACACCCTCGTCGCGCTGCTGGAACGCGATCTGGACGAGTAG